The genome window CGGCTCTGGCTCTTTTGGCTATAGCGGCCTGGGCTGTCACCTGGAACGGCGCCACTACCATATTTTCGTCCCAGACCAGGGAAGACGAATATTATACTTCGTCGAAGGCCAACCAGAACTCCCTGCTCATAAGCACAGCCGGCACCGTGACGCTTAATGATACCATCACGGACAAGACCGGCGATTCATCCTCCGGGGACGACTGCAACTTTTACGGCATCAATTCCGGTATTATGTGCAAGGGCGGCGGCGTCACCTATATCAACGGCGGCTCTGTCACCACCGGCGCCACCGGCGCCAACGGCATCTTCAGCTACGGCGGCAACAGCGGTATGAACGGAGCGGCCGGGGACGGGACCACCGTGATCGTCACCGATACCGTGATCACAACTACGGGCGACTCGTCCGGCGGGATCATGACTACCGGCGGAGGCATTACCGAGGCTTATGATCTGTATATCAGCACCTCGGGAACTTCGTCGGCTCCGATCCGCACCGACAGGGGCGGGGGGACTGTGACCGTGCGCGGCGGGACCTACGAATCCACCGGTGCCGGTTCTCCCGCTATATACAGCACCGCTGCGGTGAGCGTTGAAAACGCGAATCTTGCCACCTCCGGTTCGGAGGCCGTGGTCATAGAGGGAGCCAACTCGGTCTATCTTTCGGAGTGTTACGTTGACGGCAACAACTCCCGCCTCAACGGCCAGTCCACCACCTATGACAACGTGAAGCTGTATCAGTCCATGAGCGGGGACGCCGCTTCGGGAACAGCTGTCTTCAACATGTACGGCGGCTCCATGATCTGCCGCAAGGGCAATATGTTCCACGTGACCAACACAGACGCGGTCATCGACCTGCAGGAGGTCAGCCTTGTCAACAGCTCCGACAACGTGCTGCTGGACGTTTCGGCGGACGCCTGGGGCACCTCGGGCAAAAACGGCGGCGCCGTGACGCTGAACGCCACAGACCAGAATCTGGAAGGCGAGATCAGGGTGGACAGCATTTCGAGCCTGACTATGACTATGACGGGCGACACCAGCTTTTCCGGCATGATCAATACCTCCGGGAAGCAGGGAACGGTAAAGGTGGTCATGGATGAGGATACCATCTGGAAGTTGGCAGGCGACAGCTATATATCAAGCCTTTCCAAAGACGATGACGCCCTTATCGACCTGAACGGCTACAGCCTGTACGTCAACGGCAAGCCCTATGAGCCGCCCTCGGTGGCAGTCACTGGGGTGAGCCTGAACAAAACGTCTGTCAAGCTCTCTGTCGGGGACACTTACCGCCTGACAGCGGCCGTGACCCCTTCGGGCGCAACGGATCAGAGCGTGACCTGGTCTTCGAGCGACAAGACCGTGGCCAAAGTATCCTCCGCCGGCAAGATCACGGCGGTGAGCGCAGGGACCTGCTATATCACCGTCAAGACCGTGGACGGGGGCTTCACGGCCAAATGCAAGGTGACGGTAAAAGCGGCCTCCGTACCCGTGACGGGCGTGACCCTGTCGGACGCCGATATCAAGCTGAAAAAGGGCGAGTCCGCGACTCTCACTGCGACTGTGTCCCCCTCGGACGCCACCGACAAGAACGTGACCTGGTCTTCGGACGACGCCTCCGTAGCCACCGTTTCTTCCGATGGAGTGGTGACCGCCGTGGGCGCCGGCACCGTCAAAGTGCGGGTGAAGACCAGGGACGGGGGCTTCACGGCCAAATGCAAGGTAAGGGTGACCGTGCCCGTCACAGGGGTCACTCTGAACAAAAAGGATCTGACTCTCACAAAGGGCGCCTCCGAAACTCTGACGGCGACCATAGCGCCCTCGGACGCCACCAACACAAACGTGAGCTGGAAGTCCTATGACGAGAGCGTGGCGACCATATCTGCCGACGGCACGGTGACCGCCGTGGGCGGCGGCAAGACCAAGGTGCGGGTGAAGACCAAAGACGGGGGCTTTACCGCCTACTGCTGGATCAGGGTGAAGGTCCCCGTCACGGGCGTCACCCTTGACAAGACCTCTCTGACCATTAGCAAGGGGTCCTCCGCTGCTCTCACCGCCACGGTAGCGCCTTCGGACGCCACCAAGAAGGATCTGAAATGGAAGTCCTACGACACCTCCATCGCCACCGTTGACGCCAACGGCAGGGTGAAGGGCGTGGCCAAGGGGACCACCACCATCCGGGTCCAGACCAAAGACGGCGACTATCGCGCCAAGTGCAAGGTGACGGTAAACTGAGATCATTAAGGCCGCGGCCTCTGGCCGCAGCCTTCTGCAATAAACGAGGTCATTATGAAAAAAACAATGTTATTATTCCTGGCGATCCTGGCTATTGCCCTGCCGGCAATAGCCGCCGGCGCATGGGAATGGAACGGGGCCACGGAGATCACCGGCCCCACTACCCAGTCGGGCAAGACCTATTCCTCCAATACCCGGGATCAGAACGCCCTGCTCATAAGCAACGCCGGGGAGGTGACCATCAACAACGCCACCGTCAACAAGAGCTACGGCTCCCTGCAGGCGGAGCTGTGCCGTTATTACGGCATCAACGCCGCCGTGGTGTGCGCCGGGGATGAAAAGAACTGCTCCGTGAACTTTAATCAGGGCAAGGTCACCGCCACGGGCGCCGGGGCAGCTGGCATATTCTGCTACTATGCCGACGCCTATATCGACCAATACGAGATATCCTCGGACAAGGAACGCGGCTGCGCCGCGGAATACCTTTCCTATATGGTCCTGACCAACAGCACGGTGAAGTCCGGCTCTCCCCTGGACTACTGCGCAGCCCTGGCTGCGGAAGACAGCAGCGCCATAGAGTTTTACAGCGGGACGGCGGAGGGCCTCTCAGGAGCTGCCGCAATATACTGCAATAACGGCGTGGTAAATGTCGATAATTCCATCGTTAAGGCCCACGAAGGCCCCGGCGTGGTCATGGAGCTGGAAAGCTCTGTAAATATGGCCGACTGCAATTTCCGGATGGAGCCCGAGAGCGAGAACCCTCCCTGCGCCGTCAAGATATACAATATCGAGGACAAGCCGCTGGAGAGCAAAGCCCTGTTCACCATGTCGGGCGGCTATCTGACCTCCCGCGATTGCTTTTACGTGAGCAACTCCAGGGCTCAGATATATCTGAACGACGTCTCTTTCCCCTTTGGCCAGACCGACACCTTCCTGTCTGCCGGTAAGTCGGAATACGGGACTCCCGGTCTGAACGGCGGCGACGTGGAGCTGAATATGTATGACCAGGAGTTCGCGGGGAACATATTCGTGGACGACATATCCACCCTGGACATGCGCATGGATGGGCAGTCCGCCTTCGAGGGCTGCATCAACAGCAACGGCCAGGAGGGCTATGTGAAGGTGACCATGACGGACCATTGCAGATGGGACCTCACTGCCGACAGCTATATCAGCGAGCTGGATACAGAGGACAGCCGGAACATAAGACTTAACGGCTATACCCTTTACGTCAACGGGGTCCCCTTTGACCCTTACGGCGTGACGGGGGTGGTCCTCAACAAGACCTCCGCTTCCATTACCGTGGGCGGGACCATTACTCTTGTGGCTTCCGTGACCCCTTCCTGGGCAGCCGACAAGGCCGTGACCTGGCAGAGCTATGACAAGACCGTGGCCACCGTGGACCAGAACGGCAAGGTGAAGGGCGTAGCCCCCGGCACCACCACCATAAGGGTCAAGACCAAGGAGGGGGGCTTCACCGCCAAATGCAAGGTGACGGTGAAGGAACCCACGGTGGCCGTAACGGGAGTGACGCTGGATAAGACTTCCGCTTCCGTAGCAGTGGGGAAGACCGTGACGCTTACGGCCGCGGTGGCACCTTCCAACGCCACCGACAAGAAGGTGACCTGGTCAAGCTATGACAAAAGCATAGCCACGGTGGACTCTGCGGGCAAGGTGACGGGAGTGGCTCCCGGCACTACTACCATAAGAGTGAAGACCAAGGACGGGGGCTTTACAGCCAAATGCAAGGTGACGGTGAAGGAGTCTGCCATAGCCGTAACGGGGGTGGTCCTCAACAAGACCAAGGCGACTCTGGACGCGGGGGCCACGGTGACCCTGAAGGCCACGGTAACGCCTTCCGACGCCACGGACAAGAGCGTGACCTGGCAGAGCTATGACAAGACCGTCGCCACGGTGGACGCAAACGGCAAGGTGACGGGCATAGCGCCCGGCGCCACCACCATACGCGTCAAAACCAAGGACGGGGGCTTTACCGCCAAATGCAAGGTGACTGTGAATGAGCCCTTGGTGCCCGTAACGGGAGTGACCCTCAACAAGACCAAGGTGACTCTGGTAATGTGGGAGACCGTGACCCTGAAGGCTACGGTATCCCCCTCGGACGCCGCCAACAAGAAGGTGACGTGGAGCAGCTACGATGCGGGCATAGCCACGGTGGACAGCTCGGGCAAGGTGACGGCCGTCTCTCCCGGCGCCACCACCATACGCGTGAAGACCAAGGACGGGGGCTTCACCGCCAAATGCAAGGTGACCGTGATCGTGCCCGAAGTGCATGTGACGGGAGTGGCTCTGGACCAGAGCTCACTGACCATTGCGGGGGGAGACTGCGCGACCCTTACGGCTACCGTATACCCTTACGACGCCACCAACCGGAAGGTGACCTGGCAGAGCTATGACGAATCCATAGCCTATGTGGATTCCGACGGCGTGGTGACGGGCTTGTTTCCCGGCGCCACCACCATACGCGTGAAGACCGAGGACGGGGGCTTTACCGCCAAGTGCAAGGTGACGGTGACGGACCCGGTGGCTCCCGGCGCCAAGGTTGAAGGTGTGCGGCTGGACCGGACCTCCCTGACCCTGAAGTACCTGGGCAGCGAGGAAGAAACCACCGCAGTCCTGACGGCCACGGTGCTGCCCCCCGACGCCGCCAACAAGGAAGTGACCTGGATGAGCTACGACGCCGGCATAGCCGACGTGGACCAGCGCGGCAGGGTGCGAGGTATCTCTCCCGGCACAACGACAATACGCGTCAAGACCAAGGACGGCGGCTTCACCGACAAGTGCAAGGTGACGGTCAACTGAGACCATAACGGCCGCGGCCGGACAGGCCGCAGCCTCTGCAATAAGCGAGATCATTATGAGAAAAACAATGCAATTATTACTGGCGGTCTGCGCCGCGTTCGTGTTGTGCGCGGCTGCCCCGGCCGTGACCTGGAACGGGGCCACGGAGATCACCGGCCCCACTACCCAGTCGGGCAAGACCTATTTCTCCAATACCCGGGATCAGAACGCCCTGCTCATAAGCAACGCCGGGGACGTGACCATCAACAACGCCACCATCAACAAGAGCTACGGCTCCCTGCAGGCGGAGCTGTGCCGCTATTACGGCATCAATTCCGCCGTGGTGTGCAACGGCTATGAAAAAAAATGCTCCGTGGAGTTCAACAAGGGTACCATAACAGCCACCGGCGCCCATGCTGCCGGCATCCTGTGCTACTACGCCGATGCGTGGCTGGACCATTACACCATTTCTTCGGACAAGGACCGGGGCGTTGCCGCGGAGGTGATGTCCTGTATCTATTTGACCTCCAGCAAGGTCACCTCCAAATCGCCTTTGAGCTACTGCGGAGCCCTGGCGGCGGAGGGCGGCAGCGCCATTGACTTCTGTGAAGGGACGGCAGAGGGCCTCTCCGCTGCTCCCGCAATATACTGCGGCATCGGCCAGGTAAGCGTGCGGGATTCCTGCGTCAAGTCCCACGAAGGCCCCGCCATAGTCCAGGAGGCCGGGAGCGAGGTATATCTGTCCGGCTGTCCTCTTCTGGTGGAGCCGGAGAGCGAGAACCCTCCCTTTGCCGTGAAGATATACAACGAGACGGCGGAATATGACGGCACGGCGTCCTTATTCAGCATGAAAGACGGATACGTTAAAGGTTCCGACCTGTTTTACGTGACCAACGCCAAGGCTCAGATATTCCTGGAAAACACGAATCTCATGCCTCTTGACGGGACCACCTTCCTGGCAGCCGGGGCTTCGGAATACGGGACCGACGGACACAACGGCGCCGACGTGGAGCTGAATATGTATTACCAGCAGGGCGGCGGCGATATATTCGTGGACGGCATATCTTCCCTGAATATGCTCCTGGACGGGCAGTCCCTGTTTTCCGGCAGCATCAACAAATACGGCCAGGAGGGCTATGTGAAGGTGACCGTGAACAGCCTGAGCACCTGGGAGCTCACCGATGACAGCTATATCAGCGAGCTGGATATCAGGGGCAGCTACAACATCAACCTCAACGGCCATACCCTTTACATAGACGGAGTCCCCTTTGACCCCGCCGCCCACGTGACCGGCGTCACCCTGAACAAGACCTCCGTTACCCTGAAAACAGGCGAGACCGTGACCCTCGAGGCCACCGTGGCTCCTTCCTTCGCAGCCAACAAGGAAGTGATCTGGCAGAGCTACGATACCGCCATAGCCACGGTGGACAAGAACGGCAAGGTGAGGGCCGTGGGCGCCGGCACTACCACCATAAGGGCCAAGACCAAGGACGGGGGCTTTACTGCCAAATGCAAGGTGACGGTGAAGGACCCGGTGATCCCCGTGACGGGCGTGGCCCTGGATAAGACCAAGGTGACCGTGGACAAGGGGAAGACCGTCACTCTCGCCGCCACGGTATCTCCTTCCAACGCCACCGACAAGAAGGTGACCTGGTCAAGCTATGACAAGGCCATAGCCACGGTGGACTCTGCGGGCAAGGTGACGGGAGTGGCTCCCGGCACTACTACCATAAGAGTGAAGACCAGGGACGGGGGCTTTACCGCCAAATGCAAGGTGACGGTAAAGGAACCCACGGTGGCCGTAACGGGAGTGACGCTGGATAAGACTTCCGCTTCCGTAGCAGTGGGGAAGACCGTGACGCTTACGGCCGCGGTGGCGCCTTCCAACGCCACCAATAAGACCGTGAGCTGGACCAGCTATGACAAGGCCATAGCCACGGTGGACTCTGCGGGCAAGGTGACGGGAGTGGCTCCCGGCACCACCACCATCCGGGTCAAGACCAAGGACGGGGGCTTTACAGCCAAATGCAAGGTGACGGTGAAGGAGTCTGCCATAGCCGTAACGGGCGTGGCTCTCAATAAGACCTCCGCCACGGTGACCACGGGCGGGACCCTGACCCTGAAGGCCACGGTGGCGCCCTCCGACGCCGCCAACAAGAAGGTGACCTGGTCGAGCTACGATACGAGCATAGCCACGGTGGACAGCTCCGGCAAGGTGACGGGAGTGGCTCCCGGCACCACCACCATCCGGGTCAAGACCAAGGACGGAGGCTTTACCGCCAAATGCAAGGTGACCGTGAAATAAAAAGGGATCTCTTGTGTGATATACGGCAGCTGCCGGCAAAACCGGCAGTAAGTGTAAAAAAAGCGGCATTGCGCCGCTTTTTTATTTGTTCTGCGCCTGTAAGGCTCATTTGATGAATTCAGCGTTTACAAGAGCATAGCCGTTTTTGTATTGTGGCGGTGTCAACAAGTATCTGAAAAAACCGGCTTATCCGGCGGTCCCGGCCGCCTTGATCCGGCTTGCTTTTTTCGAAAAAACAGTATATACTATATATACCATAAAAAAAAAGGGCCGCTTCAGCTCTTGCGGCCGGACGTGAAAAGAGGATGCGACACATGAAAAAGATCCTTATTACCATTAGCGTTTTTATTCTGGCGGGGGCTTTGTGGGCCGCCGGCGATTTCTTCAATGAGACGGGCGTCAAGAGGGCGGCTGTCACCGGCGTGACTCTCAATAAGACGAGCCTGACCCTGACGAAGGGTGCCTCCGAGACCCTGACGGCCACGGTGCTGCCCTCCGGGGCTTCGGACAAGACCGTGACCTGGGTGAGCTATGACGAGACCGTCGCCACCGTCAGTTCCTCCGGCAAGGTGAAGGCCGTGGCTCCCGGCGCCACCACCGTGCGGGTGAAGACCCGCGACGGCGGCTTCACCGCCAAATGCAAGGTGAAGGTGGTCATTCCCGTGACGGGCCTCAGCGTGACTCCCTCTTCCCTGACCGTGATAAAGGGCCAGACCGCCGCCATCCTCGCCAAGGTCTCCCCTTCCTCCGCCACGGACAAGACCGTGACCTGGGTGAGCTATGACGAGACCGTCGCCACCGTCAGTTCCGCCGGCGTGGTGAAGGGCAAGGCTCCCGGCACCACCACCGTGCGGGCCAAGACCAAGGACGGGGGCTTCACCGCCAAGTGCAAGGTGAAGGTGGTCATCCCCGTGACGGGCCTCAGTGTGACTCCCACCTCCCTGACCGTGGAAACGGGCAAGACCAAAAGCATCACCGCCAAGGTCTCCCCTTCCTCCGCCTCGGACAAGACCGTGACCTGGATAAGCTATGACGAGACCATCGCCACCGTCAGTTCCGCCGGCGTGGTAAAGGGCGTCAAGGCAGGCTCCACCACCGTGCGGGCCAAGACCAGGGACGGGGGCTTCACCGCCAAGTGCAAGGTGACTGTAAAGGACCCCAAGGTGGCCGTCACAGGCTTGACTCTGGACAAGTCCTCCGCCGTGGTGGGGCCGGGCCAGACTCTGGCTCTCAAAGCCACGGTCTCTCCCTCCAACGCCACGGACAAGACCGTGACCTGGATAAGCTATGACGAGACCATCGCCACCGTCAGTTCCGCCGGCGTGGTAAAGGGCGTCGCCGAAGGCGCCACCACCGTGCGGGCCAAGACCGTGGACGGGGGCTTTACCGCCAAGTGCAAGATCACCGTAAAGAAGATAGGCGTCACCGGAGTCTCTGTGAGCCCCTCTTCCCTGTCTCTGGAGGTCGGGGACACGGCAGAGCTGACCGCCGCCGTGAAGCCCGCCAACGCCTATTACAAGACCGTGAGCTGGAAGAGCGACGACAAGGCCGTGGCTGCCGTGACGAGCAAGGGAGTGGTAAAGGCTGTGGCCGAGGGCACCGCCAATATCACCGTCACCACCGCCGACGGCGGCTATACCGCCAAATGCGCCGTGACCGTGACCCCCTCCACTCAGTCCGTGACCAAGATCACCCCCGAGGACGAGACTCTCGATCCCATGGGGCAGGTCATAAAGGTCAGGGTCAAGCTGTCCGCCGCCAACAAGGACAAGGCCGTCACCTACAAGTGGACCGTCAACGGCGGCTCGGCCAAGGGGATCATAGTGAACGCCGACGATCCCGTGGAGTCTCCCGCCACCGGCAGGGAACGGGTATATACCCAGCGGGTAAAGATCGCCGACGAGGACAGGAATATAGTCCTGAAGGTTTACGTGGATTCCAATCTTATAGGTACTCTGAAATACGTGCAAAAAAGAGCCGCGCCCCCCTCAATATTGTAAAATCGGAGCATTTTAGCAAATCAGGGCCCGCAAGGGCCCCTGTTTTGTGCGGTTTGCAGGCTATTTTGCAGGCTCGGTTTTTTTTAGGAAAAAATCTATATTTTTTTAATTTTTCGCGGAACTCTCCCCGGGAACCCTGCGTCTGTATATATGTATTTCGTAGTATATGTTTCATTAGTCGATCTCTTATGGTTGCGGGGCAGGGACTTAGTTATCCCTGCCTTTTTTTTTCGTCTGAGCCCTCCGGATGTGGTATAATAAAAGCATAAGACCTATCTGGAGGACTATGATGAAACAGTTACTGTTGGCTGCAATTCTTTGTTTTTTGGCCTGCGCAGCCCTGGCTATGAGTACCGACGTCACCGACTTCGGCGCCGTGGCGGACAGGACTACGGACTGCACCGCCGCCTTTCAGGCGGCTATAGACGCCTGCCATGACAGCAAGGGAGGCGTGGTCAGCGTGCCCACGGGCTATTACTGCCTGAAGGGGCGCATAGTTGTCAGGGACGGCGTGATCCTGAAGGGCACCTACGAGGCCCCTCCCACCAACGGGCCCGGCAACAGGACCCATCAGGACGTGGATATGAAGGGCAGCGTGCTCATGGCCTACGCGGGCAAGGACGACCCCGAGGGCGAGCCCTTTATCCGGCTCTCGGGCGACAACGCGGGAGTGCAGGGGCTCATCATCTACTATCCCGAATGGCTCCAGGAGACCGTGCCGCCCATCCCCTATTCTCCCTGTATCTTCGGCTCCGACGGCAACAACCAGTCGGTGGTGAACTGCAATCTGCTGAACCCCTACGTGGGGATCAAATTTCACTCTTCCCACAGGATGCACATTTCCGGCGTGCAGGGCTATC of Abditibacteriota bacterium contains these proteins:
- a CDS encoding Ig domain-containing protein: MKKILITISVFILAGALWAAGDFFNETGVKRAAVTGVTLNKTSLTLTKGASETLTATVLPSGASDKTVTWVSYDETVATVSSSGKVKAVAPGATTVRVKTRDGGFTAKCKVKVVIPVTGLSVTPSSLTVIKGQTAAILAKVSPSSATDKTVTWVSYDETVATVSSAGVVKGKAPGTTTVRAKTKDGGFTAKCKVKVVIPVTGLSVTPTSLTVETGKTKSITAKVSPSSASDKTVTWISYDETIATVSSAGVVKGVKAGSTTVRAKTRDGGFTAKCKVTVKDPKVAVTGLTLDKSSAVVGPGQTLALKATVSPSNATDKTVTWISYDETIATVSSAGVVKGVAEGATTVRAKTVDGGFTAKCKITVKKIGVTGVSVSPSSLSLEVGDTAELTAAVKPANAYYKTVSWKSDDKAVAAVTSKGVVKAVAEGTANITVTTADGGYTAKCAVTVTPSTQSVTKITPEDETLDPMGQVIKVRVKLSAANKDKAVTYKWTVNGGSAKGIIVNADDPVESPATGRERVYTQRVKIADEDRNIVLKVYVDSNLIGTLKYVQKRAAPPSIL
- a CDS encoding Ig domain-containing protein, with the translated sequence MKKTMLLFLAILAIALPAIAAGAWEWNGATEITGPTTQSGKTYSSNTRDQNALLISNAGEVTINNATVNKSYGSLQAELCRYYGINAAVVCAGDEKNCSVNFNQGKVTATGAGAAGIFCYYADAYIDQYEISSDKERGCAAEYLSYMVLTNSTVKSGSPLDYCAALAAEDSSAIEFYSGTAEGLSGAAAIYCNNGVVNVDNSIVKAHEGPGVVMELESSVNMADCNFRMEPESENPPCAVKIYNIEDKPLESKALFTMSGGYLTSRDCFYVSNSRAQIYLNDVSFPFGQTDTFLSAGKSEYGTPGLNGGDVELNMYDQEFAGNIFVDDISTLDMRMDGQSAFEGCINSNGQEGYVKVTMTDHCRWDLTADSYISELDTEDSRNIRLNGYTLYVNGVPFDPYGVTGVVLNKTSASITVGGTITLVASVTPSWAADKAVTWQSYDKTVATVDQNGKVKGVAPGTTTIRVKTKEGGFTAKCKVTVKEPTVAVTGVTLDKTSASVAVGKTVTLTAAVAPSNATDKKVTWSSYDKSIATVDSAGKVTGVAPGTTTIRVKTKDGGFTAKCKVTVKESAIAVTGVVLNKTKATLDAGATVTLKATVTPSDATDKSVTWQSYDKTVATVDANGKVTGIAPGATTIRVKTKDGGFTAKCKVTVNEPLVPVTGVTLNKTKVTLVMWETVTLKATVSPSDAANKKVTWSSYDAGIATVDSSGKVTAVSPGATTIRVKTKDGGFTAKCKVTVIVPEVHVTGVALDQSSLTIAGGDCATLTATVYPYDATNRKVTWQSYDESIAYVDSDGVVTGLFPGATTIRVKTEDGGFTAKCKVTVTDPVAPGAKVEGVRLDRTSLTLKYLGSEEETTAVLTATVLPPDAANKEVTWMSYDAGIADVDQRGRVRGISPGTTTIRVKTKDGGFTDKCKVTVN
- a CDS encoding Ig domain-containing protein, whose protein sequence is MQLLLAVCAAFVLCAAAPAVTWNGATEITGPTTQSGKTYFSNTRDQNALLISNAGDVTINNATINKSYGSLQAELCRYYGINSAVVCNGYEKKCSVEFNKGTITATGAHAAGILCYYADAWLDHYTISSDKDRGVAAEVMSCIYLTSSKVTSKSPLSYCGALAAEGGSAIDFCEGTAEGLSAAPAIYCGIGQVSVRDSCVKSHEGPAIVQEAGSEVYLSGCPLLVEPESENPPFAVKIYNETAEYDGTASLFSMKDGYVKGSDLFYVTNAKAQIFLENTNLMPLDGTTFLAAGASEYGTDGHNGADVELNMYYQQGGGDIFVDGISSLNMLLDGQSLFSGSINKYGQEGYVKVTVNSLSTWELTDDSYISELDIRGSYNINLNGHTLYIDGVPFDPAAHVTGVTLNKTSVTLKTGETVTLEATVAPSFAANKEVIWQSYDTAIATVDKNGKVRAVGAGTTTIRAKTKDGGFTAKCKVTVKDPVIPVTGVALDKTKVTVDKGKTVTLAATVSPSNATDKKVTWSSYDKAIATVDSAGKVTGVAPGTTTIRVKTRDGGFTAKCKVTVKEPTVAVTGVTLDKTSASVAVGKTVTLTAAVAPSNATNKTVSWTSYDKAIATVDSAGKVTGVAPGTTTIRVKTKDGGFTAKCKVTVKESAIAVTGVALNKTSATVTTGGTLTLKATVAPSDAANKKVTWSSYDTSIATVDSSGKVTGVAPGTTTIRVKTKDGGFTAKCKVTVK
- a CDS encoding Ig domain-containing protein → MSKFKLGAFAAAALALLAIAAWAVTWNGATTIFSSQTREDEYYTSSKANQNSLLISTAGTVTLNDTITDKTGDSSSGDDCNFYGINSGIMCKGGGVTYINGGSVTTGATGANGIFSYGGNSGMNGAAGDGTTVIVTDTVITTTGDSSGGIMTTGGGITEAYDLYISTSGTSSAPIRTDRGGGTVTVRGGTYESTGAGSPAIYSTAAVSVENANLATSGSEAVVIEGANSVYLSECYVDGNNSRLNGQSTTYDNVKLYQSMSGDAASGTAVFNMYGGSMICRKGNMFHVTNTDAVIDLQEVSLVNSSDNVLLDVSADAWGTSGKNGGAVTLNATDQNLEGEIRVDSISSLTMTMTGDTSFSGMINTSGKQGTVKVVMDEDTIWKLAGDSYISSLSKDDDALIDLNGYSLYVNGKPYEPPSVAVTGVSLNKTSVKLSVGDTYRLTAAVTPSGATDQSVTWSSSDKTVAKVSSAGKITAVSAGTCYITVKTVDGGFTAKCKVTVKAASVPVTGVTLSDADIKLKKGESATLTATVSPSDATDKNVTWSSDDASVATVSSDGVVTAVGAGTVKVRVKTRDGGFTAKCKVRVTVPVTGVTLNKKDLTLTKGASETLTATIAPSDATNTNVSWKSYDESVATISADGTVTAVGGGKTKVRVKTKDGGFTAYCWIRVKVPVTGVTLDKTSLTISKGSSAALTATVAPSDATKKDLKWKSYDTSIATVDANGRVKGVAKGTTTIRVQTKDGDYRAKCKVTVN